Within Chthoniobacterales bacterium, the genomic segment TGGCGAAAGGGTCCTTCGATGCCCCAATCGTGCGGCAGGTCGAGGGCGCGCCAGCCGGAATCGTCGCAGGCCGGATCCACATACGCGATGTCGCTGCCGGGGTTGCCCTCGGGTCGTGCCGGACGTTCCGCGATCCCGCTGAGGAACGACGCAGCACTCGGCAGCAACCACGGTTTGATGGCATCGTAATCGATGTGCGGCGCCATCCGCATGGGATCGTCGTGCGTGAAGCGCCAGCCGGAGTTGAACGAAATGCGTTCCCGCGGCGGATTCCCGGAATCCTCGGCTGCTTCAATGGCCGGGGTGAAGAAGCATGCCACTCCGGCAAACACCGGCAACGTGACAAGAAGGCGGGCGAATCGGATGCTCATAAGGAAGAGGTAGGGTCTTCAATGCGTTCGCCGACGATGCGCAGTTCCGCGATTTCGAAAATGCCATAGGCTTCGGCGGGCATGAAGAAGCGCAGATAGCGGTAGGCTCTTGTCCGCTCCTCTTCCTTGACCGCGAGGGTCTGCATGTCGGGCGATCTGACGGCCTTGTTTTTCGTCAACAGCGTCCACTGTTTGCCGTCATTCGATCCGAACACGACGGCGTCCGCCACTCGCACGGGAAAACCATCGCGCGCCTGGACGCGAAACGCTTCCGCCCTCACCTTGAAGCGCCCGCCGAAATCCATCGTGATGTTTTTATCCGCGCCCCAAAGGCCGCCGAACGTCAGCGGATCGTTGTCGGCCATCTTGGCGACACCGTGTTCCGGACTGCTCGACGCCACGCGGTAGTCCAGG encodes:
- a CDS encoding putative Ig domain-containing protein, whose translation is VAGGSTSVTYGALNLPAGAAFDPATGAFSWTPAPGQEGEHALYVTARDGGTMRTLRMDIHVARDLQAALDAVARAYDPAQHYMSATEQAFKAALASRDLAALQRAADGLERLTPRLPDGTLDYRVASSSPEHGVAKMADNDPLTFGGLWGADKNITMDFGGRFKVRAEAFRVQARDGFPVRVADAVVFGSNDGKQWTLLTKNKAVRSPDMQTLAVKEEERTRAYRYLRFFMPAEAYGIFEIAELRIVGERIEDPTSSL